TCCCCCTTACCCAGGCGGATGTACTGGTCAAAGTGGCACTCCTTGGCAAACTTAGAAAAGGAGTCCTCGCAAACCATGGCGGCCCGCAGCCGGGTTAATTTCCCCTGGGGCAGTTCCGGATAGCGGCGGTAGATGTATTCGGAGACGAAGAGCTGTAACACCGCGTCCCCCAAAAATTCAATTCGTTCGTAGTACTTTAGGTTCTCGTGCGGGTGCTCGTTGACGTATGAGGCCTGGGTAAAGGCTTCGGCCAACAGCGCCGGGTTATTAAAGTGAATCCCGTAGGTTTTGGCTAGGTAATCCTGCAATTGTGTAATCATCGTGTCCGTCCTTTCTGATCGGGCCTCTGATAGGGGGTCGTGAGCCCACGACCCCTTATCACAGACCGAATACCCATCTATTTGGTCCGTTTTGCAAAAAAAGGCCGCGATATGTTTTCGCGACCCCCTTTTTTAGCGTACCAGCGTTAGTCCTTTTGGTGGGCGGCGATGTAATCAACCACTTCACCAATGGTACTGAGTTTTTCAGCTTCACTGTCCTCAATTTCCGCGCCGAAGGTGTCTTCGACCTCGAGAACAAACTCCACAAAGTCAATGGAATCCGCGTTCAGGTCGGTCTTCAAATTCAGGTCATCGGTGATCTTGGCCCGATCGACATCAAAGTGGTCGGCCACGATTGACGAGACCGTATCAAAGATTTCCTTCTTATCCATTCTTTCAATACCTCTTTTATCTAAACTAACTACCTTATTCTATTAGTTTTTGCTTGGCTTGTCTATGTTTTCCTCAGATTGGACCTGACCAAAGTAGGAGACCGTTTTTTCGATTACCTTGCTTTCGATCATCGTGTGGATTTGGGCGATCGTGTTTTCAACCGCTAAGGCATCAGCCGAACCGTGGGTCTTAACTACCGGCGCTTTGAGCCCCAATAAGACGGCGCCCCCATAGGTTGACGTCCCCATCAACTTGGCAATCTTTTTGAAAACCGGCTTTAAGAACAGGTAGCCCAGCTTGGCCCGCAGCCCACCGTTTTCGATCCCGTTTTTAATTAAGGTCAACATCATCTTGGCGGTCCCTTCGGTAGCCTTCAAAGCGGCATTGGCCGTCCACCCATCTGAGACAATTACGTCGGCTTCCCCAGCCAAGAGGGCGCTCGCTTCCACGTTGCCCACGAAGTTTAGATCCCCTTGGGCCTTAAGTTGTTGGTGAACTTCCTTGTGGAGGCGGTCCCCCTTATCTTCTTCGGTCCCGTTATTCAACAGGGCAATCCGCGGGTTGTTGACCCCTAAGACGTTTTCGGCGTAAAAGCGCCCCAGTTGGGCAAACTGGAGCAAGTTTTTTTCCTTACTTTCGGCGTTGGCACCGGAATCGAGGTAAACAAAGTTCTTTGCCCCACTGCCTGGTTTGGCAATTGGCAGGATCGAAGTCAACCCCGGCCGGTCGATTCCCTTGATTCGGCCAACGATGAATAACCCGGCCGCTAAAATGGCCCCGGTGTTGCCGGCCGAAAAGAAGGCGTCGGCTTGGCCTTCCTTAACGGCGACGGCCGCCCGGACGATCGAAGAATCCTTTTTCTTGCGGATGGCCCGCACCGGTTCTTCACCCATCTCAATCATTTCCGTCGTTTCGATCAAATTAATCCGGGTGGCGTCCTTAATGAGGGGCCGAACCTGATGGGGATCCCCGAACAGGTCGAATTCAATGTCTTTAAAACGGTCCCGGGCCCGTTCCACCCCTTCCACTACAACGGCTGGGGCGTTGTCTCCGCCCATGGCATCAACTGCAATCTTCATAACTCTTCTCTCCTAATCAAAGTGTGTTTCTAACTGGTGACGCTGTAAGTACAACACCAGTGGCTGGTTTTCATCCTTTTGATCCCATCCCGGGGTAGCCAGGAGGTTGCCGGCGTCTGCCCGAGCGATTTGAAGCATCTTGAGGTCGCCCACCGGGTCACCCACCTTAAAATCGGGCATCCCGGACTGGCGGTCCCCCAGTACGTCCCCGGCCCCGCGCAACTCGAGGTCCTTTTGGGCCACTTCAAAGCCATCAGTGGTGGCGACCATCGTTTCCATCCGCGCCTTCCCCTCGTCGGTTTTAGGGTCGGCCACTAATAAGCAGTAGGATTGCCGCTTACCCCGGCCGACCCGTCCCCGTAACTGGTGGAGCTGGGCCAGGCCAAAGCGGTCGGCGTCGTAAATCAACATCACGGTGGCGTTGGGGTTGTCGACCCCGACTTCGATCACCGTAGTGGCGACCATCACTTGCACCTTGCCCGCTTGAAAGTCCTTCATGACCACCGCTTTTTCGTCGTTATTCATCCGGCCGTGCAAGAGCCCCACTTGGTAGGTAGGACCAAAGTGTTCCTTAAACCTAGCGTAGAGGTCGGTAGCGTTTTTGACGTCCAAGTTTTCCGATTCTTCAATTAAGGGCGACACAACGTAGGCTTGGGCGCCGGCCATTAGTTGCTGATCCAAAAAGTCCAGGGCACTTTGCCCCTGGTTTCCCTTGAGCCAAGTGGTTTTAATCGGTTGGCGCCCGGCCGGTAATTCGTCGATCACCGAGACGTCCATTTCCCCGTAGGCCGTAATGGCTAGGGTCCGCGGGATTGGCGTCGCCGTCATCGCTAAGACGTCGGGGTGCTCCCCTTTTTCACGCAACTGCTGGCGTTGGTTGACCCCAAAGCGGTGCTGTTCGTCAATGATTACCAAACCGAGGTTGGCGTAATCAACCCCGTTTTGAATCAGGGCGTGGGTGCCGACGATCAAATTGACGTCACCGGCCTTGATGGCCTTGGCCAGTTGGTCATGTTGCTTAGCGGTTAAAGCCCCGGTCAACAGGGCGACCTCAACGTGGGTACCGGAAAAGACCTTCGCCAACTTTTCGGCGTGCTGGGCGGCCAGGATTTCGGTGGGGGCCATCAGGGCCACCTGGTAGCCGGCCAGGACGGCCGCCATGACCGCAATCGCCGCTACAATCGTTTTCCCGGACCCGACGTCCCCTTGCAAAAGCCGGTTCATTTGGTAAGGGGCCCGCAAGTCGCGGCAGATTTCATTGACCACCCGCTTTTGGGCCGCCGTCAACTCAAAGGGGATCGTTTTGATAAAGTCCCGTAATTCCGTGTTATTATAGAGGATCTGGAGCCCCTCTTCCTTGCGGTTCGCCCGTCGGATCGCTTGCAAGCGTAACTCAAACAAGAAAAATTCCTCAAAGGCGGCCGTTCGTTTGGCGGCTTCAGCCATCGTGGTGTCGGTGGGGAAGTGCATCTGCTTGATCATCTCGCGCCTTTCCATCAGCTGGTAGCGTTGGCGCAGGCTAATTGGCAGGAGGGTCGCGATCACGTTTTGGTACTGATCAAAGGCCTGCCGGATCAGTTTCCGTAGGGTGGTCTGGCGAACGTGCTTATTGGCCGGGTAGGTTGCCCCGACTGCCTCGGCCTTACTGTCGGCAACGACTAATTTGGTGCCCAGAATTTGCTGGCGGGGGGCGTCCCAGGTCCCCAGTACCGTGACGTCGTGGTTGGGCTCAACTTGTTGCTTTAAGTAGGGTTGGTTGAAGTACACCACGTTGACCACCCCGGCTTGCCCAACCACCAAACGAAAGGACATCCTGGAGCGCCGGTAGCCGTACCGTGACATCAGCGGCTCAGAAACCACCGTCCCCTTAACGGTTACCTTTTGCTTGTCCTTAGCCACGGTTAAATCAGTGGGGGCAAAGTCATCGTAGCGTGACGGGTAGTGGGTTAACAAATCCCCCACCGTTTTGATCCCTAGCGTGGCTAGGTTCTCCACCGTCTTGGGCCCTACACCCTTCAATTGACCAACTGAATCCTGTAGCGACCGCACGATTGCACCCCCTTAAACACCAGAAGCGGGGTTGCCGCGTGGACCACCCCGCTTTTGCGGTTAGCTATTCAACTGAGATCAGGTATGGGTAAACTGGCTGATCCCCTTCGTAAATTTGTACTTCGACTTCGTCATCGACGTCTTCGATCGCCTTGGAAATCCGTTCAGCGGCTTCCTTGGTTCCATCCTGACCGTAAAGGATGGTGACAATTTCACTGTCCTCATCTAACATGCCAACCACCATTTGGGCGGCGGCGTCTTCAATTTCCGGCGCCGTGTTGGTGATCTTGCCGTCAACGATCCCCATGTAGTCGCCTTCCTTGATCGTTTGGCCTTCGATCGTCGTGTCGCGAACGGCCACGGTGACTTCCCCGGACTTCACGTTAGCTAAGTTCGCTTCCATCGCCGTTTGGTTAGCTTCCAAGGTGGCCTCTGGGTTGTATTCAAGTAAGGAACTCATCCCCTGGGCAATCGTCTTGGCATGCACGACCTTGGTTGGAATGTTAGCCACCTGGGCAGCTTGATCGGCGGCCATGAAGATATTACCGTTATTTGGCAAGATGATGGCCTGTTTAGCCCCTGATTCATTAACGGCCTTAACCAAGTCTTCGATACTTGGGTTCATGGTTTGCCCACCGCTGATCACGTGGGTCACCCCGAGGGACTTGAACAGTTCTTGGATCCCGTTACCAGAGGCCACCGCGATCACCGCCGTTTCAAATTGCGGTTGGTCGGCCGGCTTGGCAGCCGGTGCCGACTGCTGTGCGGGCTCTTGATCGTGTTCCATGATCGATTCTTGTTGCCAACGCATGTTATCGATCTTGATCGTTTGCAGGTCCCCAAACTGAAGTCCCCAGCCTAAAACCTTATCCGGTTGCTCGGTGTGGACGTGAACCTTGACGATTTCGTCGTCATTGATTACCAGGAGTGAATCACCTAGGTCGGCTAAGTAGTTGTAGAAGGTGTCGTAATCAAACTTCTTGGTAACCGTCTTACCACGGCCAATCCGCACCATCATCTGGGTGCAGTAACCATACTTGATGTCTTCGGGGTTGAGCTTCCCTTGTGCACTCTGACGGTGGTTAACGTTAACCATTTCATCTAGGGTGGCGGCATCCGGCAGGGTGTCTTCGACTA
The nucleotide sequence above comes from Limosilactobacillus fermentum. Encoded proteins:
- the acpP gene encoding acyl carrier protein — encoded protein: MDKKEIFDTVSSIVADHFDVDRAKITDDLNLKTDLNADSIDFVEFVLEVEDTFGAEIEDSEAEKLSTIGEVVDYIAAHQKD
- the plsX gene encoding phosphate acyltransferase PlsX, which produces MKIAVDAMGGDNAPAVVVEGVERARDRFKDIEFDLFGDPHQVRPLIKDATRINLIETTEMIEMGEEPVRAIRKKKDSSIVRAAVAVKEGQADAFFSAGNTGAILAAGLFIVGRIKGIDRPGLTSILPIAKPGSGAKNFVYLDSGANAESKEKNLLQFAQLGRFYAENVLGVNNPRIALLNNGTEEDKGDRLHKEVHQQLKAQGDLNFVGNVEASALLAGEADVIVSDGWTANAALKATEGTAKMMLTLIKNGIENGGLRAKLGYLFLKPVFKKIAKLMGTSTYGGAVLLGLKAPVVKTHGSADALAVENTIAQIHTMIESKVIEKTVSYFGQVQSEENIDKPSKN
- the recG gene encoding ATP-dependent DNA helicase RecG codes for the protein MRSLQDSVGQLKGVGPKTVENLATLGIKTVGDLLTHYPSRYDDFAPTDLTVAKDKQKVTVKGTVVSEPLMSRYGYRRSRMSFRLVVGQAGVVNVVYFNQPYLKQQVEPNHDVTVLGTWDAPRQQILGTKLVVADSKAEAVGATYPANKHVRQTTLRKLIRQAFDQYQNVIATLLPISLRQRYQLMERREMIKQMHFPTDTTMAEAAKRTAAFEEFFLFELRLQAIRRANRKEEGLQILYNNTELRDFIKTIPFELTAAQKRVVNEICRDLRAPYQMNRLLQGDVGSGKTIVAAIAVMAAVLAGYQVALMAPTEILAAQHAEKLAKVFSGTHVEVALLTGALTAKQHDQLAKAIKAGDVNLIVGTHALIQNGVDYANLGLVIIDEQHRFGVNQRQQLREKGEHPDVLAMTATPIPRTLAITAYGEMDVSVIDELPAGRQPIKTTWLKGNQGQSALDFLDQQLMAGAQAYVVSPLIEESENLDVKNATDLYARFKEHFGPTYQVGLLHGRMNNDEKAVVMKDFQAGKVQVMVATTVIEVGVDNPNATVMLIYDADRFGLAQLHQLRGRVGRGKRQSYCLLVADPKTDEGKARMETMVATTDGFEVAQKDLELRGAGDVLGDRQSGMPDFKVGDPVGDLKMLQIARADAGNLLATPGWDQKDENQPLVLYLQRHQLETHFD
- a CDS encoding DAK2 domain-containing protein, with product MVVTTITNHEFGKMVQAAAAKLTAQADYINSLNVFPVPDGDTGTNMSMSMASGAKYERDATATAVGDLANALAKGLLMGARGNSGVILSQIFRGFAKGCEGAESLDAKAFVDAYANGAKTAYKAVMKPTEGTILTVVRESAQAGLNVVKNGEDDLAIVLQEIVTAADLALQKTPELLPVLKEVGVVDSGGQGLVTVLHGFLEALTGQVVEDTLPDAATLDEMVNVNHRQSAQGKLNPEDIKYGYCTQMMVRIGRGKTVTKKFDYDTFYNYLADLGDSLLVINDDEIVKVHVHTEQPDKVLGWGLQFGDLQTIKIDNMRWQQESIMEHDQEPAQQSAPAAKPADQPQFETAVIAVASGNGIQELFKSLGVTHVISGGQTMNPSIEDLVKAVNESGAKQAIILPNNGNIFMAADQAAQVANIPTKVVHAKTIAQGMSSLLEYNPEATLEANQTAMEANLANVKSGEVTVAVRDTTIEGQTIKEGDYMGIVDGKITNTAPEIEDAAAQMVVGMLDEDSEIVTILYGQDGTKEAAERISKAIEDVDDEVEVQIYEGDQPVYPYLISVE